From one Sphaeramia orbicularis chromosome 9, fSphaOr1.1, whole genome shotgun sequence genomic stretch:
- the LOC115425837 gene encoding coiled-coil domain-containing protein 158-like isoform X3 — protein MSSEFQSSGIQSVGLSSNSGVCVIHPAIAVSEPTEVHGISAPLRFNSLTLNELCKELDRRTKETLKLQEEVENATKVTLEKFGHVYDNNSSDRPGNHRSNVCNALGDSVHHQVVTQLLGCGLDSLHQETTQTNVCSPEKEALQNAGDDCLQQFSEFQASDQHEQETYRFEEAILKLQTELQKVQMEKDILSDLRLKDSREHVHQMEKMLCLLEELQVTKRSGEQRLQKTEDEALVLNKKVETLEKILKDYYAEFSREKQSEHNGVNSLNTDTVPRHLSTSAGHHNDEGDKIHKKNILQKEHLVEECIGVNKQERMENLIASLGQEMAMLTEKLSSTKTNSVGLSVKLELLKKLAERQIILHQDQVSELESTISSQKDKVGCLEQQLTHVQSQLVDAKRKEERLQNHIQELQSQVSQVKRCKQQQCELQEEVKALRGQLEEAQEQLCRAGEEKTCLQALLEERAQEGRKSQELLEEKKVELQLRQQEAQQHVACLDEARSQCHKLHAERDTLCMQLNDGEKMIEILRLQLESSSQMTAQHVHTIDSLHRENSLLSNQLNQHKLEILQLTAEIDQHKSSLATAEHERHRLQVSVAEQTHRIQEETLEKRQLTTQLEVQRLQLLTLTKEHKELQRLHSCKDDEHKGVVLKLQSHLKNLQGELDRVRSTLRTLEGADGHGFEVALGMQKEITARRKQIDFLQGRIQHLEETTDRLSQEKLYQKLENQHQLDELTSLREEKKQLSTALEALHSKDKQLKERISELKAILHQLSESFASCQDFIQMQEQAFYRLKLKHTLDLKERQGRTLCTPPAPVSPSALTAPPFSQHASDPLIKSKTQEHCPSMELRSLVKDLRGVISENQRPHTNNISNTTTDSSNTHRRRSAPERARRATLSTGKTEGEVMAGSRLRRKTYGSEPQLLKTADMNGKLSQNNSFSQNPLTSTPTGAPWYVTSSQLLSLGRRSPVHSLLTSDPNS, from the exons CAAGGAGCTGGATAGGCGCACCAAGGAAACTCTAAAGCTTCAAGAAGAGGTGGAAAACGCAACCAAAGTGACTCTGGAAAAATTTGGCCATGTATATGACAATAACAGCTCGGACAGACCAGGCAATCACAGGTCCAATGTTT GTAATGCCCTTGGGGATTCAGTCCACCACCAGGTAGTGACTCAGCTTTTGGGTTGTGGTCTGGACAGTTTACACCAGGAGACAACCCAAACCAATGTATGCTCTCCTGAAAAAGAGGCTTTGCAAAATGCTGGGGATGATTGCCTTCAACAGTTCTCTGAGTTCCAG GCATCTGATCAACATGAGCAAGAGACATACAGATTTGAAGAGGCCATCTTGAAGCTGCAAACTGAGCTACAGAAAGTTCAGATGGAAAAGGATATTCTGTCTGACCTCAG ACTGAAGGACTCAAGGGAACATGTCCATCAAATGGAAAAGATGCTGTGCCTTTTGGAGGAACTCCAAGTCACCAAAAGGTCTGGAGAACAGAGACTGCAGAAGACAGAGGATGAGGCATTGGTGCTTAACAAGAAAGTAGAGACACTGGAGAAGATTTTAAAGGACTATTATGCTGAGTTTTCTAGAGAGAAACAAAGCGAACATAATGGTGTCAATAGTCTGAATACTGATACTGTCCCAAGACATCTGTCTACATCTGCAGGGCATCATAATGATGAAGGagacaaaatacacaagaaaaataTTTTG CAAAAAGAACATCTAGTAGAAGAATGCATTGGAGTGAATAAGCAAGAACG AATGGAAAATCTGATTGCAAGTCTTGGCCAGGAGATGGCGATGTTGACTGAAAAACTGAGTTCAACCAAAACCAACAGTGTCGGTTTGAGTGTTAAGTTGGAGCTGCTGAA GAAACTTGCAGAAAGGCAGATAATATTGCATCAGGATCAGGTCAGTGAACTTGAGTCAACCATCTCTAGccaaaaagataag gtTGGTTGTCTGGAGCAGCAGCTCACTCATGTTCAATCCCAGCTGGTGGATGCcaagagaaaagaagaaaggtTACAAAACCACATACAGGAGCTTCAGTCCCAAGTTAGCCAAGTGAAG AGGTGCAAGCAACAGCAGTGTGAGCTCCAGGAGGAAGTGAAGGCCTTAAGAGGACAGCTTGAGGAGGCCCAGGAGCAGCTTTGTAGAGCTGGGGAAGAGAAAACCTGCCTTCAGGCCTTGTTGGAGGAGAGGGCACAGGAGGGGAGGAAATCCCAAGAACTCCTTGAGGAGAAAAAGGTGGAACTCCAGCTCAGGCAGCAAGAAGCTCAGCAG caCGTGGCCTGCCTGGATGAGGCTCGGAGCCAGTGCCATAAGCTGCATGCAGAACGAGACACGCTCTGCATGCAGCTGAATGACGGAGAGAAAATGATAGAAATTCTCAGGCTGCAGTTGGAGAGCAGCAGCCAGATGACAGCTCAACATGTCCACACCATAGACAGCCTTCATCGGGAGAACAGCCTCCTCAGCAACCAGCTCAACCAACACAAACTGGAGATCCTGCAGCTCACG GCTGAGATAGACCAGCACAAGTCCAGTCTGGCCACTGCTGAACATGAAAGACACCGGCTGCAGGTTTCAGTGGCAGAGCAGACCCATCGCATCCAGGAGGAGACCTTGGAGAAACGGCAGCTCACCACTCAGCTGGAGGTTCAGCGTTTGCAGTTACTAACACTTACTA AGGAGCACAAGGAGCTGCAGCGGCTCCACAGCTGTAAGGACGATGAGCACAAGGGTGTGGTGCTGAAGCTCCAGAGCCATTTGAAAAACCTACAGGGTGAACTGGATCGGGTCAGGAGCACCCTGAGGACCTTGGAAGGAGCTGATGGACACG GTTTTGAAGTAGCCTTGGGCATGCAGAAGGAAATCACTGCCAGGAGAAAGCAGATCGACTTCTTACAGGGTAGAATTCAGCACTTGGAGGAGACGACGGATAGGCTTAGCCAG GAGAAGCTCTACCAGAAACTGGAGAACCAGCATCAGCTCGATGAGCTGACTTCTCTCAGAGAGGAGAAGAAGCAACTTTCCACTGCACTGGAGGCCCTTCACTCCAAAGACAAACAGTTAAAGGAGAGGATCAGTGAGCTGAAGGCCATCCTACATCAG TTGTCGGAGAGCTTTGCCAGCTGTCAGGATTTCATCCAGATGCAAGAACAGGCGTTTTACCGCCTTAAGCTAAAACATACTTTGGACCTGAAG GAACGCCAAGGTCGAACTTTGTGCACTCCACCTGCCCCGGTGTCCCCATCTGCACTCACTGCTCCACCCTTTTCGCAGCATGCCTCCGACCCCCTGATCAAG TCAAAAACGCAGGAGCACTGTCCCTCTATGGAGCTCAGGTCTCTTGTCAAAGATCTGCGAGGAGTGATTTCAGAGAACCAGAGACCACACACCAATAACATAAGCAACACCACCACTGACAGCAGCAACACCCACAGGAGGAGGTCTGCACCAGAGAGAGCACGCAGAGCCACACT CAGCACTGGAAAAACTGAAGGAGAAGTCATGGCTGGCTCCAGACTGAGAAGAAAGACCTACGGGAG TGAACCACAGCTCCTGAAAACCGCTGATATGAACGGAAAACTATCCCAGAACAACTCTTTTAGTCAGA ACCCGCTCACATCGACTCCGACAGGTGCACCATGGTACGTTACCTCCTCGCAGCTCCTGTCACTGGGCCGCAGATCACCTGTGCACTCTCTGCTCACCTCTGACCCAAACAGCTAA
- the LOC115425837 gene encoding coiled-coil domain-containing protein 158-like isoform X4 — protein sequence MSSEFQSSGIQSVGLSSNSGVCVIHPAIAVSEPTEVHGISAPLRFNSLTLNELCKELDRRTKETLKLQEEVENATKVTLEKFGHVYDNNSSDRPGNHRSNVCNALGDSVHHQVVTQLLGCGLDSLHQETTQTNVCSPEKEALQNAGDDCLQQFSEFQVNKASDQHEQETYRFEEAILKLQTELQKVQMEKDILSDLRLKDSREHVHQMEKMLCLLEELQVTKRSGEQRLQKTEDEALVLNKKVETLEKILKDYYAEFSREKQSEHNGVNSLNTDTVPRHLSTSAGHHNDEGDKIHKKNILQKEHLVEECIGVNKQERMENLIASLGQEMAMLTEKLSSTKTNSVGLSVKLELLKKLAERQIILHQDQVSELESTISSQKDKVGCLEQQLTHVQSQLVDAKRKEERLQNHIQELQSQRCKQQQCELQEEVKALRGQLEEAQEQLCRAGEEKTCLQALLEERAQEGRKSQELLEEKKVELQLRQQEAQQHVACLDEARSQCHKLHAERDTLCMQLNDGEKMIEILRLQLESSSQMTAQHVHTIDSLHRENSLLSNQLNQHKLEILQLTAEIDQHKSSLATAEHERHRLQVSVAEQTHRIQEETLEKRQLTTQLEVQRLQLLTLTKEHKELQRLHSCKDDEHKGVVLKLQSHLKNLQGELDRVRSTLRTLEGADGHGFEVALGMQKEITARRKQIDFLQGRIQHLEETTDRLSQEKLYQKLENQHQLDELTSLREEKKQLSTALEALHSKDKQLKERISELKAILHQLSESFASCQDFIQMQEQAFYRLKLKHTLDLKERQGRTLCTPPAPVSPSALTAPPFSQHASDPLIKSKTQEHCPSMELRSLVKDLRGVISENQRPHTNNISNTTTDSSNTHRRRSAPERARRATLSTGKTEGEVMAGSRLRRKTYGSEPQLLKTADMNGKLSQNNSFSQNPLTSTPTGAPWYVTSSQLLSLGRRSPVHSLLTSDPNS from the exons CAAGGAGCTGGATAGGCGCACCAAGGAAACTCTAAAGCTTCAAGAAGAGGTGGAAAACGCAACCAAAGTGACTCTGGAAAAATTTGGCCATGTATATGACAATAACAGCTCGGACAGACCAGGCAATCACAGGTCCAATGTTT GTAATGCCCTTGGGGATTCAGTCCACCACCAGGTAGTGACTCAGCTTTTGGGTTGTGGTCTGGACAGTTTACACCAGGAGACAACCCAAACCAATGTATGCTCTCCTGAAAAAGAGGCTTTGCAAAATGCTGGGGATGATTGCCTTCAACAGTTCTCTGAGTTCCAGGTAAACAAG GCATCTGATCAACATGAGCAAGAGACATACAGATTTGAAGAGGCCATCTTGAAGCTGCAAACTGAGCTACAGAAAGTTCAGATGGAAAAGGATATTCTGTCTGACCTCAG ACTGAAGGACTCAAGGGAACATGTCCATCAAATGGAAAAGATGCTGTGCCTTTTGGAGGAACTCCAAGTCACCAAAAGGTCTGGAGAACAGAGACTGCAGAAGACAGAGGATGAGGCATTGGTGCTTAACAAGAAAGTAGAGACACTGGAGAAGATTTTAAAGGACTATTATGCTGAGTTTTCTAGAGAGAAACAAAGCGAACATAATGGTGTCAATAGTCTGAATACTGATACTGTCCCAAGACATCTGTCTACATCTGCAGGGCATCATAATGATGAAGGagacaaaatacacaagaaaaataTTTTG CAAAAAGAACATCTAGTAGAAGAATGCATTGGAGTGAATAAGCAAGAACG AATGGAAAATCTGATTGCAAGTCTTGGCCAGGAGATGGCGATGTTGACTGAAAAACTGAGTTCAACCAAAACCAACAGTGTCGGTTTGAGTGTTAAGTTGGAGCTGCTGAA GAAACTTGCAGAAAGGCAGATAATATTGCATCAGGATCAGGTCAGTGAACTTGAGTCAACCATCTCTAGccaaaaagataag gtTGGTTGTCTGGAGCAGCAGCTCACTCATGTTCAATCCCAGCTGGTGGATGCcaagagaaaagaagaaaggtTACAAAACCACATACAGGAGCTTCAGTCCCAA AGGTGCAAGCAACAGCAGTGTGAGCTCCAGGAGGAAGTGAAGGCCTTAAGAGGACAGCTTGAGGAGGCCCAGGAGCAGCTTTGTAGAGCTGGGGAAGAGAAAACCTGCCTTCAGGCCTTGTTGGAGGAGAGGGCACAGGAGGGGAGGAAATCCCAAGAACTCCTTGAGGAGAAAAAGGTGGAACTCCAGCTCAGGCAGCAAGAAGCTCAGCAG caCGTGGCCTGCCTGGATGAGGCTCGGAGCCAGTGCCATAAGCTGCATGCAGAACGAGACACGCTCTGCATGCAGCTGAATGACGGAGAGAAAATGATAGAAATTCTCAGGCTGCAGTTGGAGAGCAGCAGCCAGATGACAGCTCAACATGTCCACACCATAGACAGCCTTCATCGGGAGAACAGCCTCCTCAGCAACCAGCTCAACCAACACAAACTGGAGATCCTGCAGCTCACG GCTGAGATAGACCAGCACAAGTCCAGTCTGGCCACTGCTGAACATGAAAGACACCGGCTGCAGGTTTCAGTGGCAGAGCAGACCCATCGCATCCAGGAGGAGACCTTGGAGAAACGGCAGCTCACCACTCAGCTGGAGGTTCAGCGTTTGCAGTTACTAACACTTACTA AGGAGCACAAGGAGCTGCAGCGGCTCCACAGCTGTAAGGACGATGAGCACAAGGGTGTGGTGCTGAAGCTCCAGAGCCATTTGAAAAACCTACAGGGTGAACTGGATCGGGTCAGGAGCACCCTGAGGACCTTGGAAGGAGCTGATGGACACG GTTTTGAAGTAGCCTTGGGCATGCAGAAGGAAATCACTGCCAGGAGAAAGCAGATCGACTTCTTACAGGGTAGAATTCAGCACTTGGAGGAGACGACGGATAGGCTTAGCCAG GAGAAGCTCTACCAGAAACTGGAGAACCAGCATCAGCTCGATGAGCTGACTTCTCTCAGAGAGGAGAAGAAGCAACTTTCCACTGCACTGGAGGCCCTTCACTCCAAAGACAAACAGTTAAAGGAGAGGATCAGTGAGCTGAAGGCCATCCTACATCAG TTGTCGGAGAGCTTTGCCAGCTGTCAGGATTTCATCCAGATGCAAGAACAGGCGTTTTACCGCCTTAAGCTAAAACATACTTTGGACCTGAAG GAACGCCAAGGTCGAACTTTGTGCACTCCACCTGCCCCGGTGTCCCCATCTGCACTCACTGCTCCACCCTTTTCGCAGCATGCCTCCGACCCCCTGATCAAG TCAAAAACGCAGGAGCACTGTCCCTCTATGGAGCTCAGGTCTCTTGTCAAAGATCTGCGAGGAGTGATTTCAGAGAACCAGAGACCACACACCAATAACATAAGCAACACCACCACTGACAGCAGCAACACCCACAGGAGGAGGTCTGCACCAGAGAGAGCACGCAGAGCCACACT CAGCACTGGAAAAACTGAAGGAGAAGTCATGGCTGGCTCCAGACTGAGAAGAAAGACCTACGGGAG TGAACCACAGCTCCTGAAAACCGCTGATATGAACGGAAAACTATCCCAGAACAACTCTTTTAGTCAGA ACCCGCTCACATCGACTCCGACAGGTGCACCATGGTACGTTACCTCCTCGCAGCTCCTGTCACTGGGCCGCAGATCACCTGTGCACTCTCTGCTCACCTCTGACCCAAACAGCTAA